A window from Mogibacterium neglectum encodes these proteins:
- a CDS encoding ABC transporter ATP-binding protein, which translates to MAILELKNVKRLYQTRKITTEALKGVNFSVEKGEFISIMGESGAGKTTLLNIIATLDKATSGTVVLNEQDTNSLKDTEVSEFRRKELGFVFQDFNLLDQFNNRDNIYLPLVLSDEKEAIMRSRLSNLKEPLGIGDLLEKYPYEVSGGQKQRVAVARAIITEPSLLLADEPTGALDSQSSETLLKMFRTINQNGQTIIMVTHSLRAASYANRVLFIKDGVVYHEIYRGENERQAEFMERINQAQFMLNRGDK; encoded by the coding sequence ATGGCAATCTTAGAATTAAAAAATGTAAAGCGATTATATCAAACTAGAAAGATTACAACAGAAGCCCTAAAAGGTGTTAATTTTTCCGTAGAGAAAGGTGAATTTATTTCAATAATGGGCGAATCAGGTGCCGGTAAGACAACTTTATTAAACATAATAGCTACACTCGATAAAGCTACTTCTGGTACGGTTGTTCTAAATGAGCAAGATACAAATTCGTTAAAGGACACCGAAGTTTCAGAATTCCGTAGAAAAGAGCTTGGTTTCGTTTTTCAAGATTTTAACCTGCTTGATCAATTTAACAACCGTGACAATATATACCTACCACTTGTTCTTTCAGATGAAAAAGAGGCTATCATGAGGTCAAGGTTAAGTAATTTAAAGGAGCCGCTTGGTATAGGGGATTTGTTGGAAAAATACCCGTATGAAGTATCAGGTGGGCAGAAGCAAAGAGTAGCTGTTGCAAGGGCTATAATTACCGAGCCGTCTCTGCTGCTTGCGGATGAACCTACAGGTGCGCTTGATTCACAGTCTTCTGAAACGTTACTAAAGATGTTCCGCACTATTAATCAGAATGGGCAGACAATCATTATGGTTACACACTCTTTAAGGGCGGCATCATATGCAAACAGAGTGTTGTTTATTAAAGACGGAGTCGTTTATCACGAAATATACCGTGGGGAAAATGAGAGGCAAGCAGAATTCATGGAGCGTATTAATCAAGCTCAATTTATGTTGAATAGAGGTGATAAATAA
- a CDS encoding response regulator transcription factor: MLKILIIEDDKSIDSILSDELNQWGYQTKSIEDFSTVYETFEKFEPNLVLMDISLPYYNGFYWTQRIRQKSNVPVVFISSHSESMDMVQAIQFGADDFITKPIDITVTIAKIQAILRRTYDYTLDSDKLAYGELTLNLSSAKLEGEEFSLSLTRTELLILDILFNMKGQIAKREDIINHCWQGDDFIDDNTLAVNMTRLRKKLAGVGLDEFIQTKKGIGYYLQ, translated from the coding sequence ATGCTAAAAATTTTAATTATTGAGGACGATAAATCGATAGATTCTATTCTTAGTGATGAACTTAATCAATGGGGATATCAAACGAAAAGCATCGAAGACTTTAGCACTGTATACGAGACTTTTGAAAAATTTGAACCCAATCTTGTCCTTATGGATATTAGTTTACCATATTACAATGGATTCTATTGGACGCAAAGGATTCGTCAAAAGTCAAATGTTCCTGTAGTTTTCATTTCATCACATTCTGAATCTATGGATATGGTGCAAGCAATACAATTTGGAGCAGATGATTTTATTACAAAGCCTATTGATATAACAGTAACTATAGCCAAGATACAGGCGATTTTGAGAAGGACATATGACTATACTTTAGATAGTGACAAGCTTGCATATGGGGAATTGACATTAAATTTGTCTTCAGCAAAACTTGAGGGAGAAGAATTTTCTCTTTCATTGACAAGAACAGAGCTTTTGATACTTGATATTTTATTTAATATGAAAGGACAAATTGCAAAGAGAGAGGATATTATAAACCATTGTTGGCAAGGGGATGATTTTATAGATGATAATACGTTAGCTGTTAATATGACAAGGCTTAGAAAGAAACTGGCTGGCGTAGGGTTAGATGAATTTATTCAAACAAAGAAGGGTATTGGTTATTATCTACAGTGA
- a CDS encoding Rrf2 family transcriptional regulator, with the protein MQITSKFTIAIHILACIDYFHGKIPVNSKLLAESIGSNPVIIRGVMSSLNKAGIINTERGKRDVSIQKELADITFYDIYLAVDPLSDNGLFHFHENPNLKCPVGSKIHIALDDKLERVKVAMENEMKSISIKSIIEDIKDDI; encoded by the coding sequence ATGCAAATTACGAGTAAATTTACAATAGCGATTCATATTTTAGCATGCATTGATTATTTCCATGGTAAGATTCCAGTAAATAGCAAGCTTCTAGCTGAAAGTATAGGCTCAAATCCGGTGATTATTAGAGGTGTTATGTCATCTCTGAATAAAGCAGGAATAATCAATACTGAAAGAGGAAAGAGGGACGTATCTATACAAAAGGAGCTGGCGGATATCACATTTTATGATATTTATTTAGCTGTTGACCCTTTAAGCGATAATGGATTATTTCACTTTCACGAAAATCCAAATTTAAAATGCCCTGTAGGAAGTAAAATCCATATAGCTTTAGATGACAAGCTTGAAAGGGTAAAAGTTGCAATGGAAAATGAAATGAAAAGTATTTCAATAAAATCAATTATTGAGGATATTAAGGATGATATTTAA
- a CDS encoding sensor histidine kinase: MNKFINYIKSEYKVIIFAIYSIIVFSAIFLFANLEKEYLVLGIEGISFGVFLYLFIQWFNYYKKEGYREIAEQLKLENKQLQSQALNDRRNLEEYFLLWVHQIKTPITVANLILQKDSSLYNKKLKAQMFYIEEYTNMAINYLKLIDRQADMDITFINLDKIIKNLLKKYSMMFIEKGISLEYEPIYVEVISDAKWLSVLIEQILSNAIKYTESGTIKISYEERTNTMSIQDTGIGIRSEDLGKIFDRGYSGFNGRINEKSSGLGLYLVKSIADLINVKVKVESTINVGSKFIVQFPFNLSEL; encoded by the coding sequence ATGAATAAGTTTATAAATTATATTAAAAGTGAATATAAAGTAATTATTTTCGCAATATATTCGATAATAGTGTTCAGCGCTATTTTTTTATTTGCTAATTTAGAAAAAGAGTATCTAGTGTTAGGTATAGAAGGGATTTCATTTGGCGTATTCTTATATCTATTCATTCAGTGGTTCAATTATTATAAAAAAGAGGGATATAGAGAAATAGCAGAACAATTAAAATTAGAAAATAAACAATTGCAAAGTCAAGCCTTGAATGACAGAAGAAATCTTGAGGAATATTTCCTCTTATGGGTGCATCAAATTAAGACTCCTATTACGGTGGCAAACCTAATTTTGCAAAAGGATAGCTCGTTATATAACAAGAAGCTTAAAGCGCAAATGTTTTATATTGAAGAATATACTAATATGGCAATCAATTATTTAAAGCTAATTGATAGACAGGCAGATATGGATATAACGTTCATTAATCTTGATAAAATCATAAAGAACTTGCTCAAGAAATATTCCATGATGTTTATAGAAAAAGGGATTTCTTTGGAATATGAACCAATATACGTAGAAGTTATATCCGATGCGAAATGGTTGTCAGTTCTTATTGAACAGATTCTTTCTAATGCAATTAAATATACGGAATCTGGCACTATTAAAATCTCATATGAAGAAAGGACCAATACTATGAGCATTCAAGATACAGGTATTGGGATTCGGTCAGAAGATTTAGGAAAGATTTTTGACAGAGGTTATTCAGGCTTCAATGGAAGAATAAACGAGAAATCAAGTGGTCTTGGATTGTATCTTGTTAAATCTATTGCAGATTTGATAAATGTTAAAGTAAAAGTTGAATCGACGATAAACGTTGGAAGCAAATTTATAGTGCAATTTCCTTTCAATCTTTCAGAACTGTAA
- a CDS encoding YdcF family protein, translating into MYLITLFAIIAFIFSVWRDRRSFLNPALLIICIILINISVAKILYDSGYVVAHGFIIFLLLFVIPLIILLSAVFLIYNGFILLKREGLSKTNLLSLILGIIILLFFALIFFYYTSVGRLFFSNMILTIIFIIIVFSYLLFGSAFVGLMLYSILYLAIPKNKLYDFIIIHGAGLKEGEYVTPLLKQRIDKAIEAFYKSKNPNIRIIASGGKGNDEKISEAQAIANYIEKETTVPTDRIILEDKSTTTYENLLFSKKIGESLIENPKFLFVTNNYHVYRTGAYAKKVGMVGDGLGCRTARYYIPSAFIREFIALCVKIKWVFAAFYAILISGLFLSYGYLLF; encoded by the coding sequence ATGTATTTAATAACTCTATTTGCTATAATTGCTTTTATTTTCTCAGTTTGGAGAGATAGAAGAAGTTTTTTGAATCCGGCATTGTTAATCATATGTATAATATTAATTAATATATCTGTGGCAAAAATACTTTATGATTCTGGTTATGTAGTTGCACATGGTTTTATAATATTCCTGCTATTATTCGTGATACCTTTAATAATTCTTTTAAGTGCAGTGTTCTTAATATACAATGGCTTCATTTTATTGAAACGCGAAGGACTGTCCAAAACCAATCTACTTTCTTTAATATTAGGTATAATCATCTTGCTATTTTTTGCATTGATATTTTTCTATTACACAAGTGTAGGGAGGTTGTTTTTTTCAAATATGATTCTAACCATCATATTTATAATAATCGTTTTTTCGTACTTACTTTTTGGATCAGCTTTTGTAGGACTCATGCTATATTCAATTTTATATTTGGCTATCCCTAAAAATAAGCTCTATGATTTCATCATTATCCATGGCGCGGGACTGAAAGAAGGCGAATATGTGACACCTTTATTGAAACAACGTATTGATAAAGCTATCGAAGCATTTTATAAATCAAAGAATCCGAATATTAGGATTATTGCTAGCGGAGGAAAAGGAAACGACGAGAAAATCTCTGAAGCACAAGCAATTGCTAATTATATAGAAAAAGAGACAACTGTTCCAACTGACAGAATCATACTAGAAGATAAGTCAACAACAACGTATGAAAATCTGCTATTTTCAAAAAAAATAGGTGAATCTCTAATTGAGAATCCTAAATTTTTGTTTGTAACTAATAATTACCACGTATATCGTACTGGAGCTTATGCAAAGAAAGTCGGAATGGTTGGCGATGGTTTAGGTTGCCGCACAGCAAGATACTACATCCCGTCTGCTTTTATCAGGGAGTTTATAGCACTATGTGTAAAAATAAAATGGGTGTTTGCTGCGTTTTATGCAATATTAATATCTGGATTGTTTCTTTCATATGGATATTTACTTTTCTAA
- a CDS encoding FtsX-like permease family protein, with the protein MARKFAFQNLKANRLLEVPFVLSAGIMLILFNIMASLINNNYVQTRHDSLPTVIAMGAIVVGIFTFIFVTYTTNFLLKKRNKEFALYAILGLEKKHIRKIISIEFFVLFSMIAVVGVVGGYIFGQLTFLGLNRLMHDVSGRLMDFPFSIIAMLLSLAIIAVLYMITVLRSSYRIYLSTPIQLLSKQHSGEGEPKSRWIISVIGLITLSAGYYIALTTKGSLSSLFNFFIAAILVMIATYLLYISFSIIVLKRQKKRKSYFKPTKFLGISGLIYRMKSNAVSLASISIMSVGIIITLSVTATIYSNIQSTAQNILPRDYQINSKVSVDENNYKEVAKSLKEEVNKTVKDDKQIKDEYISYNMTTAILKKGNSFVEFTPYKNIEPRYIFVNNLDGYNAQTHNNIKLNDDEVLICANHKQLLGMKNLKIGDRTFKVKEIPNIAPSNYAAEVYVIIVKDFSTMKYISSSLKTTNVKTQKKENSIISCNVNWNVSGLSEKIYRSELNKLKEGKDYFVLSKSEYLDKIYEMNGGFLFLGIIIGLVFLTGTILVIYYKQISEGYEDREKYQIMKKIGLSDGLIKKTSSSQIVWMFFAPLIVAVIHSTIASKIVYQLLGLFGVNSFIQYGKFFGIVIAVFFMVYFIIFKFTSRTYYKIVQ; encoded by the coding sequence ATGGCTAGAAAGTTTGCTTTTCAAAATTTGAAGGCAAATAGATTGTTAGAAGTTCCATTTGTTTTGTCAGCAGGTATTATGTTGATTCTATTTAATATAATGGCGAGTTTAATAAATAATAATTATGTTCAGACGAGACATGATTCTCTTCCTACCGTTATAGCAATGGGAGCAATAGTAGTAGGTATATTTACTTTTATATTCGTAACATATACGACAAACTTTTTGCTAAAAAAAAGAAATAAAGAGTTTGCTTTATACGCAATACTCGGTTTAGAAAAGAAACATATTCGTAAAATAATCAGCATCGAGTTTTTTGTATTGTTTTCTATGATAGCAGTTGTCGGTGTTGTTGGTGGGTATATTTTTGGGCAGCTTACTTTTTTAGGACTTAACCGTCTAATGCATGATGTTTCAGGCAGACTCATGGACTTTCCTTTCAGCATTATTGCTATGCTTTTAAGCTTGGCAATAATAGCCGTACTATATATGATTACTGTGCTTCGTAGCAGTTATAGAATTTATCTGTCAACACCAATTCAATTGCTTAGCAAGCAACACAGTGGGGAGGGTGAGCCTAAATCCAGATGGATAATTTCGGTTATAGGACTAATAACATTATCAGCAGGTTATTATATTGCATTGACAACAAAGGGTTCATTGTCTTCATTATTTAACTTTTTCATCGCCGCTATCCTGGTTATGATTGCAACTTACCTACTTTATATATCGTTCTCGATCATTGTTTTGAAGAGGCAGAAAAAGAGAAAGAGCTACTTTAAACCTACAAAATTCTTGGGTATCAGTGGTCTTATATATCGTATGAAGAGTAATGCGGTGTCTCTTGCCAGCATATCAATTATGAGTGTCGGCATTATTATTACTTTATCAGTTACTGCAACAATATACTCAAACATACAGTCTACAGCGCAAAATATTCTTCCAAGGGATTATCAGATTAATAGTAAAGTGTCTGTGGATGAGAACAATTATAAAGAAGTTGCAAAGTCACTTAAAGAGGAAGTTAATAAAACTGTAAAAGATGATAAACAAATTAAAGATGAATATATATCCTACAATATGACAACAGCAATTCTTAAAAAAGGAAATTCCTTTGTAGAATTTACCCCTTATAAAAATATTGAACCAAGATATATTTTTGTAAATAACTTGGATGGGTATAATGCTCAAACTCACAATAACATTAAACTAAATGATGATGAAGTACTTATTTGTGCCAATCATAAACAACTCCTTGGGATGAAGAATCTTAAAATAGGAGATCGTACATTTAAAGTAAAAGAAATTCCCAATATAGCACCTTCAAATTATGCAGCTGAGGTATATGTTATTATAGTAAAGGATTTCTCCACTATGAAATATATAAGCAGTTCATTGAAAACCACAAATGTGAAAACACAAAAAAAGGAAAACTCAATCATTAGCTGCAATGTGAATTGGAATGTTTCAGGTCTTTCGGAAAAGATATATAGGAGTGAATTAAATAAGCTTAAGGAAGGAAAAGATTATTTTGTTTTATCTAAATCGGAATATTTAGATAAAATATATGAAATGAACGGGGGATTTCTTTTCCTTGGTATCATAATAGGGTTAGTTTTCTTAACTGGAACTATTCTAGTTATATACTATAAACAAATTAGTGAGGGTTACGAAGATAGGGAAAAATATCAGATAATGAAAAAAATCGGTTTGTCTGATGGACTAATTAAGAAAACAAGTTCATCGCAAATAGTATGGATGTTTTTTGCCCCGCTCATCGTCGCAGTTATTCATAGTACAATTGCATCGAAGATAGTTTATCAATTACTGGGATTGTTTGGTGTTAACAGTTTTATACAATATGGTAAATTCTTTGGTATAGTAATTGCGGTATTCTTCATGGTTTACTTCATTATTTTCAAGTTTACATCACGTACGTATTATAAAATTGTGCAATGA
- a CDS encoding bifunctional folylpolyglutamate synthase/dihydrofolate synthase, whose product MNYKESRVYLDELSRYGSVLGLDSMRELLHRLGDPQDELKFIHVAGTNGKGSILSYLSSILIQAGYTTGCYFSPWLFEYGEQFQVNGVHITDDELARHTTVIAEAISGMVADGLNSPTLFEAETALAMVYFKSRGCDFVVLETGLGGRGDATNVVNTTLVEVITPISKDHMAFLGETIKEIAGEKAGIIKPNTIAVSAKQHEDAEEVLAAKCDELGSELRVVDEAAIEPISYGIGEQRFNYSSWKDVTISLAGVHQFSNASLAILAIEALRDKGVIIPDKAIYDGLKAARWFGRFTELAKEPTVIIDGAHNEGAAIALESSICQYFGDKKVILVIGVFKDKEYNKLLSHLVPLSKQVITVETPNNDRAMPSQELKEKVLAYSEHVEAADSICQGMEKAYEYANKHDVILVCGSLSFLGDVKRIVERRGTNNG is encoded by the coding sequence ATGAATTACAAGGAGTCAAGAGTATATCTGGATGAACTTTCCAGATACGGAAGTGTACTTGGCCTGGACAGTATGCGCGAGCTACTCCACAGACTGGGTGATCCACAGGACGAGTTAAAGTTTATTCATGTCGCTGGCACCAATGGCAAAGGGTCGATTCTCTCGTATCTATCTAGTATCTTAATTCAAGCAGGATATACCACGGGGTGCTACTTCTCTCCGTGGCTTTTTGAATACGGCGAACAGTTTCAGGTAAATGGTGTTCATATAACAGATGATGAGCTTGCACGTCATACGACAGTGATCGCTGAAGCGATTAGCGGCATGGTTGCGGATGGGCTAAATTCACCGACGCTATTTGAAGCGGAGACGGCTCTAGCTATGGTGTATTTTAAGAGCAGAGGATGCGACTTCGTAGTGCTAGAGACCGGTCTAGGCGGTAGAGGAGATGCGACGAATGTCGTAAACACAACTCTGGTCGAAGTGATAACGCCTATTTCGAAGGACCATATGGCATTTCTAGGAGAGACTATTAAGGAGATTGCTGGTGAGAAAGCTGGCATTATCAAACCGAATACCATAGCGGTAAGTGCTAAGCAACATGAAGATGCTGAAGAAGTACTAGCAGCTAAGTGTGATGAACTCGGATCTGAGCTTAGAGTGGTTGATGAAGCTGCTATTGAACCAATCTCATATGGAATAGGAGAACAACGCTTTAATTACAGCTCATGGAAAGATGTGACCATATCGCTTGCAGGAGTGCACCAGTTCAGTAACGCATCATTAGCGATACTAGCAATAGAGGCATTAAGGGATAAGGGTGTCATAATACCAGATAAAGCGATATACGATGGACTAAAGGCTGCAAGGTGGTTTGGACGATTCACTGAATTAGCAAAGGAACCTACTGTAATAATCGACGGCGCACACAACGAAGGTGCGGCAATCGCACTTGAGTCGTCAATATGTCAGTATTTTGGGGATAAGAAGGTAATACTGGTTATTGGTGTATTTAAAGATAAAGAGTACAATAAGTTACTATCACACCTGGTACCTTTATCAAAGCAGGTTATAACGGTTGAGACGCCAAATAACGATAGAGCTATGCCATCACAAGAGTTAAAAGAAAAAGTTCTCGCTTACTCGGAGCATGTCGAGGCTGCGGATAGTATTTGCCAGGGCATGGAGAAAGCGTATGAATATGCTAATAAACACGATGTGATTCTCGTATGTGGGTCACTATCGTTCCTAGGGGACGTAAAAAGGATTGTAGAAAGAAGAGGGACTAACAATGGATAG
- a CDS encoding 4Fe-4S binding protein, which yields MKAQDCLDILREIKDVAFATVDEKGKPQVRIIDVMIVEDEKLYFCTGRGKDFHKQLITKGDVAITGLNKNFQMIRLEGEAKKVEDNKYWIDRIFDENPAMNSVYPENSRYILDAFYIDNGLIEFFDLGKNPINRYSFSIGEDTVKGKGFFITSTCIGCGKCLHGCPQKCITKGEPYVINQDHCLHCGLCFENCPVSAIERRG from the coding sequence ATGAAAGCACAAGATTGTTTAGACATTTTAAGAGAGATTAAGGATGTAGCGTTTGCAACTGTTGATGAAAAGGGTAAACCACAGGTTAGGATAATCGATGTAATGATTGTTGAAGACGAAAAACTCTATTTCTGTACGGGACGCGGTAAGGATTTTCATAAGCAGCTAATAACTAAAGGTGACGTAGCCATCACTGGGCTTAATAAGAATTTTCAGATGATTCGTCTTGAAGGCGAGGCAAAAAAGGTTGAAGATAATAAGTACTGGATAGACCGAATTTTCGATGAAAATCCAGCTATGAATAGCGTATACCCAGAAAATAGCAGATATATCCTCGATGCATTTTACATAGATAATGGATTGATAGAATTTTTTGATCTTGGTAAGAATCCAATTAATCGATACAGCTTTTCAATTGGGGAGGATACAGTTAAAGGAAAAGGTTTCTTTATAACATCAACGTGTATCGGTTGTGGAAAATGTTTACACGGATGTCCACAGAAGTGCATTACAAAAGGAGAACCGTACGTGATAAATCAGGATCACTGTCTGCACTGTGGACTATGTTTCGAAAACTGTCCTGTGTCCGCAATCGAAAGAAGAGGGTAA
- the folE gene encoding GTP cyclohydrolase I FolE: protein MDRDKIMEGVRLILDGIGEDVTREGLLETPERVAKMYEELAGGYTDSASTYLAKRFDVENNDIVLEKDIEFYSLCEHHMLPFYGRIAIAYIPNGEVIGLSKMARTVEVFAKRLQLQERMTTQIADAFMEELNPKGVMVMIEAEHMCMTMRGIKKPGTKTVTVMARGSFENDEHLQNTFFRMMEHR, encoded by the coding sequence ATGGATAGAGATAAAATCATGGAGGGTGTAAGGCTCATACTGGATGGAATCGGCGAGGATGTCACAAGAGAAGGATTGCTCGAAACACCTGAACGCGTCGCTAAAATGTATGAAGAGCTTGCAGGTGGATATACCGATTCAGCAAGTACATACCTAGCAAAGCGCTTTGATGTTGAAAATAACGATATAGTGCTAGAGAAAGACATAGAGTTCTATTCCCTATGCGAGCACCACATGCTACCGTTTTATGGACGCATAGCTATTGCATATATACCTAATGGCGAGGTAATCGGACTCAGCAAGATGGCGAGGACCGTTGAAGTATTTGCTAAGAGGCTTCAGCTTCAGGAGAGAATGACAACGCAGATAGCTGATGCATTCATGGAGGAGCTTAATCCAAAGGGTGTGATGGTTATGATAGAGGCTGAGCATATGTGCATGACTATGCGCGGTATTAAGAAGCCAGGAACCAAGACAGTTACGGTTATGGCGCGAGGAAGCTTTGAGAACGATGAACATCTTCAGAATACATTTTTCAGAATGATGGAACATAGGTAG
- a CDS encoding ABC transporter ATP-binding protein gives MSTVIEFKDVSKRYGDNIVIPNFNLAIEKGEFVTIIGSSGCGKTTILKMINGLYEPSEGEIFVNGENIRYKDMIELRRSIGYAIQGSILFPHMNVSQNISYVPRLLNKKNVEKTEQAVNKWMDIVGLDHSLRYRFPDELSGGQQQRVGIARALAASPDILLMDEPFGAVDAITRAQLQEELKLIHKKTDITIFFVTHDIEEALKLGTKVLVMNHGEIEQYETPKDILNNPASDFVMKMVEKQRRSCNLPDDRLDDCEFSGASCGLLD, from the coding sequence ATGAGTACAGTAATTGAATTTAAAGATGTAAGTAAACGATATGGAGACAACATTGTTATACCAAATTTTAATCTTGCAATAGAAAAGGGAGAATTTGTAACCATTATTGGTTCGTCGGGTTGTGGTAAAACCACGATTCTTAAGATGATTAACGGACTCTATGAGCCGAGTGAAGGTGAAATCTTCGTAAACGGGGAGAACATAAGATATAAGGATATGATTGAATTGCGCAGAAGTATTGGTTATGCAATACAAGGCAGTATCTTGTTCCCACATATGAATGTTTCGCAAAATATATCATATGTACCACGTTTATTAAATAAAAAAAATGTTGAGAAGACTGAGCAAGCTGTAAATAAATGGATGGATATTGTAGGTTTAGATCACTCCTTAAGGTATCGTTTTCCAGATGAATTATCAGGTGGTCAACAGCAACGGGTGGGAATAGCCAGAGCATTGGCTGCATCTCCAGATATCCTTCTAATGGATGAACCCTTTGGTGCAGTGGATGCAATTACACGAGCACAGCTTCAAGAAGAATTAAAATTAATTCATAAAAAAACCGACATAACAATATTCTTTGTGACTCATGATATTGAAGAAGCTTTGAAGCTAGGAACAAAGGTTCTAGTCATGAATCATGGAGAAATTGAACAATATGAAACACCAAAAGACATTTTGAATAATCCAGCTAGTGATTTTGTAATGAAAATGGTGGAAAAACAAAGAAGGTCATGCAATCTTCCTGATGATAGACTTGACGATTGCGAGTTCAGTGGGGCATCTTGTGGATTACTAGATTAA
- a CDS encoding glycine betaine ABC transporter substrate-binding protein: MLKEIVELLTTKKEFFLKLLLEHIEISMSAILIAIIIGGMAGILISEYRKAAKPALNIINFLYTIPSISMLGFLIPFSGIGNVTAVIVLSVYALLPMVRNTYTGMINVNESILEAAKGMGSTRAQTLFNVQIPLAMPVIISGIRNMATMTIALAGIASFIGAGGLGVAIYRGITTNNAAMTISGSLLIAGLALIIDFLLGILEKKVLRKSKKKSNLNIKVIITIGVIAISLIAGIIIPKHNNKIRLATKPMTEQYILGEILKLMIEKDTDLDVDITQGVGGGTSNIEPGMESGEFDMYPEYTGTGWNMVLKKKGIYTETRFQELQKMYQSKLGLTWNVLLGFNDTFGIGVRKEIADKYNLKTYSDLKKLNGKLVFGAEYDFYDREDGYNKLCNEYGLTFKNTSDMDMGLKYKAINSGKIDIMPVNTTDGQLANSDIVVLEDDKKIYPSYQCGIVVRQEVLKKHPELSKSLNKLSGIITESDMQRMNYEVESEKKEPKEVAKAFLIKKGLLKNKTS, from the coding sequence ATGTTAAAAGAAATAGTAGAGCTGTTAACTACAAAAAAAGAATTTTTCTTAAAACTGTTATTGGAGCATATTGAAATTTCAATGTCAGCTATTTTGATTGCTATCATAATTGGTGGAATGGCAGGAATATTAATAAGTGAGTACAGAAAAGCTGCAAAACCTGCTTTAAATATAATTAACTTTTTATATACAATTCCATCAATATCGATGCTTGGATTCCTTATTCCATTTTCAGGAATTGGTAATGTAACAGCTGTAATCGTTCTGTCGGTGTATGCATTACTTCCAATGGTTAGGAATACTTACACTGGTATGATAAACGTTAATGAATCAATATTAGAAGCAGCAAAAGGAATGGGCAGTACCCGAGCTCAAACTCTTTTCAATGTTCAAATTCCTCTAGCGATGCCTGTGATTATCTCAGGAATTAGAAATATGGCAACAATGACTATCGCACTTGCGGGAATTGCTTCCTTTATTGGCGCAGGAGGTCTTGGTGTTGCTATTTATAGAGGAATAACGACCAATAATGCTGCTATGACTATATCTGGTAGTTTATTAATTGCTGGCTTAGCGCTTATTATCGATTTTCTTCTTGGTATCCTAGAAAAGAAAGTTTTGAGGAAATCTAAAAAAAAGAGCAATTTAAATATTAAAGTAATAATTACGATAGGTGTTATCGCGATTTCCCTAATAGCAGGAATTATAATTCCTAAACATAATAATAAAATACGTTTAGCAACGAAGCCTATGACAGAACAATATATCCTTGGGGAAATCTTAAAACTTATGATTGAGAAAGATACAGATTTGGATGTTGATATCACTCAGGGCGTTGGAGGAGGTACATCGAATATAGAACCAGGTATGGAAAGTGGTGAATTTGATATGTATCCCGAATATACAGGTACTGGCTGGAATATGGTACTAAAGAAAAAGGGGATATATACGGAAACTCGATTCCAAGAGCTTCAGAAAATGTATCAGTCAAAATTAGGACTAACATGGAATGTACTACTAGGATTCAATGATACGTTTGGCATTGGAGTTCGAAAGGAAATTGCCGATAAATATAATCTAAAAACATACTCTGATTTGAAAAAATTGAATGGGAAGTTAGTTTTTGGAGCAGAATATGATTTTTACGATAGAGAAGACGGTTATAACAAGCTTTGTAATGAATATGGGTTAACTTTTAAAAATACTAGTGATATGGATATGGGACTAAAATATAAGGCAATAAATAGTGGTAAAATTGATATCATGCCGGTAAATACCACAGATGGACAACTTGCAAATTCTGATATTGTAGTACTAGAGGATGATAAAAAGATATATCCATCATACCAATGCGGAATTGTTGTACGCCAGGAGGTATTAAAAAAACATCCAGAATTAAGCAAATCTTTAAATAAACTCAGTGGGATTATAACCGAATCCGACATGCAACGGATGAATTACGAAGTCGAGAGTGAGAAAAAGGAACCAAAAGAGGTTGCCAAAGCATTTCTCATAAAAAAGGGACTTTTAAAAAATAAAACATCATAA